One stretch of Streptomyces hygroscopicus DNA includes these proteins:
- a CDS encoding putative Lipid A export ATP-binding/permease protein MsbA encodes MSAKSSAGAARSGSGTLRTARHTFALAWRIDPPVVGVVVALSLAQTGAVAATGLSQRRVVDAAQSAGGHPLGALVLAVLIGVAGHVTAAAGNRVRYNYQHDLTDRVDLEVNREILTATASIPTLEHLERPGYLNRLELLRRQTGALAGSCWSLSDTAIDVISAGLSVWLLAGVHPALAVLALLAFPPLWAAERAKRSLAAARAATAEDQRLEDRIHRMFLTPETGKEIYLAGAGAVLDETAHAARTRAVTVVLKARLGAIGWQLTGWVCYAAGFIAALVLTTWLVARDAASLGDLMLVITLGTQLRLQIRGTVSGYSRVAEAGDTTGHYLWLLAYARRQRPTGTHLVPHMPEDGIQVQDVAFTYPGSQEPVLSGVNLTLRPGSTIAVVGVNGAGKTTLIKLLSGMYAPTAGRIEVGGVPLDELDTMAWRRRLTGAFQDFVRFQLPVRHTVGIGDPDAMDDREEVARAVHEAGADPIINRLPDGLDTQLGTVYGGAELSQGQWQRLALARALMRRHPLLLVLDEPTAALDPLAEHELYELFMRQAGADPGRITLLVSHRFSTVRGADHIVVLHGGRVSEQGTHAELLVAGGHYAELYRTQAEAYQEEGSR; translated from the coding sequence ATGAGTGCGAAGAGCTCCGCAGGCGCGGCGAGGTCCGGGTCTGGCACCCTGCGGACCGCGCGCCACACCTTCGCCCTGGCATGGCGTATCGACCCTCCTGTGGTGGGCGTGGTCGTCGCCCTCTCCCTCGCCCAGACGGGCGCGGTCGCGGCCACGGGCCTGAGCCAGCGCCGGGTCGTCGACGCGGCGCAGAGCGCCGGTGGGCATCCGCTCGGTGCCCTGGTCCTAGCTGTCCTGATCGGGGTGGCCGGTCATGTCACCGCCGCGGCGGGCAACCGCGTCCGGTACAACTACCAGCACGACCTCACCGACCGCGTGGACCTCGAGGTGAACCGGGAGATCCTCACCGCCACCGCCTCCATCCCCACCCTTGAGCACCTCGAACGTCCCGGCTACCTCAACCGCCTTGAGCTGCTGCGCCGCCAGACCGGCGCACTGGCCGGCTCCTGCTGGTCCCTGAGCGACACCGCGATCGACGTGATCAGCGCCGGGCTGTCGGTGTGGCTCCTGGCCGGTGTCCACCCGGCCCTCGCCGTCCTGGCGCTGCTTGCGTTCCCCCCGTTGTGGGCGGCCGAGCGGGCCAAACGCAGCCTTGCCGCGGCCCGTGCCGCCACGGCCGAGGACCAGCGTCTCGAGGACCGGATCCACCGCATGTTCCTGACACCCGAAACGGGTAAGGAGATCTACCTGGCCGGAGCCGGTGCCGTCCTGGACGAGACCGCCCACGCCGCCCGCACCCGCGCGGTCACCGTCGTCCTCAAGGCCCGGCTCGGGGCGATCGGCTGGCAGCTCACCGGCTGGGTCTGCTATGCGGCCGGGTTCATCGCAGCCCTGGTCCTCACCACCTGGCTGGTCGCCCGGGACGCGGCCTCGCTCGGGGATCTGATGCTGGTCATCACTCTGGGCACCCAGCTGCGTCTCCAGATCCGCGGCACCGTCTCCGGCTACTCCCGCGTCGCCGAGGCCGGCGACACCACCGGCCACTACCTGTGGCTGCTGGCCTACGCTCGCCGGCAGCGGCCCACCGGTACCCACCTCGTCCCTCACATGCCGGAGGACGGCATCCAGGTGCAGGACGTCGCCTTCACCTACCCCGGTTCGCAGGAGCCGGTCCTGTCCGGGGTGAACCTCACGCTGCGGCCCGGATCCACCATCGCCGTAGTAGGGGTGAACGGTGCGGGCAAGACCACCCTGATCAAACTGCTGAGCGGGATGTACGCGCCCACCGCAGGGAGGATCGAGGTCGGCGGCGTTCCGCTGGACGAACTGGACACCATGGCCTGGCGCCGCCGTCTCACCGGCGCCTTCCAGGACTTCGTCCGTTTTCAGCTGCCCGTCCGTCACACCGTGGGGATCGGCGATCCGGACGCGATGGACGACCGGGAGGAGGTGGCCCGTGCAGTGCACGAGGCAGGGGCCGACCCGATCATCAACCGGTTGCCCGACGGCCTGGACACCCAACTGGGCACGGTCTACGGAGGAGCGGAACTCTCCCAGGGGCAGTGGCAACGCCTGGCCCTGGCACGCGCCCTGATGCGCCGACACCCGCTGCTGCTCGTACTGGACGAACCCACCGCCGCCCTCGACCCGCTGGCCGAGCACGAACTGTACGAACTGTTCATGCGGCAGGCGGGTGCGGACCCCGGCCGGATCACCCTCCTGGTCTCCCATCGCTTCTCCACCGTTCGGGGAGCCGACCACATCGTGGTCCTGCACGGCGGCCGCGTCAGCGAACAGGGCACCCATGCCGAGCTACTGGTCGCAGGCGGCCACTACGCGGAGCTGTACAGGACTCAGGCCGAGGCCTATCAGGAGGAGGGCAGCCGATGA
- a CDS encoding putative Lipid A export ATP-binding/permease protein MsbA, producing the protein MSTDRGAGGTTPLTKSLLTDRLDLLRLSAADRRVSGLLVLVHLWAAAVPALTAVATGWLVAGLTGAATGRETVSAVAWPLIAVSALLVADEILTSLGRTLEQYNAGRIDARIRRRVRRLAMAPSSMAHLEDPVFADEAARASDVGEGRVRSPGTAAVGQLRLCFRFLGALGSAAVIAVSFSPWLAVVLLVVCAVNRALIRRWWVHLAEVRDERESMRRRAEYWSDVASTGPAAKEVRLFGLHEWVVRRRTHELLAWAETIWSARREILRQQAWIALLAAIAAGSALLLPGLAAARGDLSVSALMTVIVAAWGVFQIASMGREAFDIEYGLGAVRALERLNTTQHGIATSAGTDVQQAGEPSATPEEGAPATLRTEGLVFAYPGSQHRVIDGLDLTVRSGEVLALVGHNGVGKTTLIKLLSGLYLPTAGRLLVDGRPLDAAGASAWRKRVAVVFQDFNRYPLSLADNIALSAPEHRHDKEGIRAAARRAGVDVLADRSPDGYDTLLSADRNGGTDLSGGQWQRVAIARAVFAVEHGRDLLVLDEPTAHLDVHAEARFYRQVVAEVTGATVVLISHRLSTVRQADRIVLLEAGQVTEQGTHRELLDDGGEYARLFRIQAARFTDTGPRTGEKEAAR; encoded by the coding sequence ATGTCCACCGATCGAGGTGCGGGCGGGACGACACCCCTCACCAAGTCCCTGCTCACAGACCGTCTCGACCTTCTGCGGCTCTCCGCAGCCGACCGCCGTGTCAGCGGTCTCCTCGTCCTGGTCCACCTGTGGGCGGCGGCGGTGCCCGCGCTCACCGCGGTGGCCACCGGTTGGCTGGTGGCCGGACTCACCGGCGCCGCCACCGGGCGGGAAACCGTCTCGGCAGTGGCGTGGCCGCTGATCGCCGTCTCCGCGCTGCTGGTGGCCGACGAGATCCTCACCTCGCTGGGCAGAACCCTGGAGCAGTACAACGCCGGACGCATCGACGCGCGTATACGGCGTCGGGTCCGTCGCCTGGCCATGGCACCGTCGAGCATGGCGCACCTGGAGGACCCGGTCTTCGCCGATGAAGCCGCACGTGCCTCGGACGTCGGCGAGGGCCGGGTCCGATCACCGGGAACCGCGGCGGTGGGCCAACTCCGTCTGTGCTTCCGCTTTCTAGGGGCGCTGGGCTCCGCCGCCGTGATCGCCGTGTCCTTCTCTCCTTGGCTCGCCGTCGTCCTGCTGGTGGTCTGCGCCGTCAACCGGGCGCTGATCCGGCGCTGGTGGGTGCACCTCGCCGAGGTGCGCGACGAGCGCGAGAGCATGCGGCGCCGGGCGGAGTACTGGAGTGATGTCGCCTCGACCGGGCCAGCCGCCAAGGAGGTCCGTCTTTTCGGCCTGCACGAGTGGGTGGTCCGGCGGCGTACTCACGAACTGCTGGCCTGGGCGGAAACGATCTGGTCGGCTCGCCGTGAGATCCTGCGTCAGCAAGCCTGGATCGCTTTGCTGGCAGCGATCGCCGCCGGCTCCGCGCTGCTCCTGCCGGGGCTGGCCGCCGCGCGCGGCGACCTTTCCGTCAGCGCCTTGATGACTGTGATCGTTGCAGCATGGGGCGTCTTCCAGATCGCCTCCATGGGGCGCGAGGCATTCGACATCGAGTACGGCCTCGGCGCGGTCCGCGCGCTGGAGCGTCTGAACACCACGCAACACGGGATCGCCACGTCCGCCGGCACCGATGTCCAGCAGGCCGGCGAGCCGTCGGCCACCCCGGAAGAGGGTGCCCCGGCGACTCTGCGCACCGAAGGGCTCGTCTTCGCCTACCCCGGCAGTCAGCACCGGGTCATCGACGGTCTTGACCTGACCGTCCGTTCCGGCGAAGTGCTGGCACTGGTCGGGCACAACGGCGTCGGCAAGACCACCCTGATCAAACTGCTGTCCGGCCTTTACCTCCCGACCGCCGGCCGTCTGCTGGTCGACGGACGGCCCCTGGACGCGGCGGGGGCGTCGGCGTGGCGCAAGCGCGTCGCGGTCGTCTTCCAGGACTTCAACCGCTATCCGCTCTCGCTCGCTGACAACATCGCCCTCTCGGCGCCCGAACACCGCCACGACAAGGAGGGGATCCGAGCCGCCGCGCGCCGCGCCGGCGTCGACGTCCTCGCTGACCGGAGTCCCGACGGCTATGACACTTTGCTCAGCGCCGACCGCAACGGCGGCACGGACCTTTCCGGCGGCCAGTGGCAGCGCGTCGCGATCGCGCGCGCCGTCTTTGCCGTCGAACACGGCCGGGACCTGCTGGTCCTGGACGAGCCGACGGCCCACCTGGACGTCCATGCGGAGGCCCGCTTCTACCGTCAGGTCGTCGCCGAGGTCACCGGGGCGACGGTGGTGCTCATCTCGCACCGCCTGTCGACGGTGCGTCAGGCGGACCGGATCGTCCTCCTGGAGGCTGGGCAGGTCACCGAGCAGGGCACCCATCGCGAACTGCTGGACGACGGCGGTGAGTACGCCCGCCTCTTCAGGATCCAGGCCGCCCGTTTCACCGACACCGGGCCCCGCACCGGAGAGAAGGAAGCCGCACGATGA
- a CDS encoding condensation domain-containing protein encodes MWSQEMYWYQYHLPLPVVDSAKIPLTIRIPGPGASEKSVVDAVRNLMFRHEALRTLYPTDCSGVPFQLVLDRFEDPLPVRRDGDGPEEVEVVFHALFDPPMDQSADLPLRLGFTMENQRVKTLVLLLNHISADGASLSVVRAELERDLGLSSRSAGPRAAAERRQVKVQPSSLARQQESGMRDARNDRALRHCEDVLSSAPAAQFPRFRSTAGAYPHAEAGNRYQRSSLRSSRLLLALRKTDRKSGSSVSSMLSTIFSVAVAALSGNPRVVFRTNFSNRFQELENSVGCFFQEALVSVNPLPDVTIGELMTETEHRTLVGARHAQYSYLRFRDLKARVEAQRGHPIRLGTIINCSSRFKEALQGPGIPTHPAEVRPSSIKRLECLWRDEYTDLCLRSYPKDGEAILDLIGHRTVIGQDQIDRMLTGMERFLMAWADEPDLANTTVTEVVERFRLPVSHYGEGWVHIDHSWVNTSELERLIRTVEGVEAASVRVAERPPREHALVARLVGEPGRQAEVRARILAALREETDLICPHEFEWRDRLLEPGASLPTDIAPGTANASAVHRDSDRRTAGTGDRALTTALLAVMDDAEVDLDLSYAQQGGTAVMAPAVVKHLASLGFAGPTPDDLLGPWPLRAVAELCAPHRESLGR; translated from the coding sequence ATGTGGTCTCAGGAGATGTACTGGTACCAGTATCATCTCCCCCTCCCCGTCGTCGACAGCGCGAAGATTCCGCTTACCATCCGGATACCGGGACCGGGCGCCTCGGAAAAGTCGGTGGTCGATGCCGTCCGAAACCTGATGTTCCGGCACGAGGCCCTGCGGACCCTTTATCCGACCGACTGCTCCGGTGTCCCTTTTCAACTGGTACTCGATCGATTCGAGGATCCTCTTCCGGTCCGTCGGGACGGCGACGGACCGGAAGAGGTCGAGGTAGTCTTTCATGCCCTCTTCGACCCGCCTATGGATCAGTCCGCGGATCTCCCGCTCCGCTTGGGATTCACGATGGAGAACCAACGCGTAAAAACGCTCGTACTGCTGCTGAACCACATCTCGGCTGATGGGGCGAGCCTCTCTGTCGTACGAGCGGAACTGGAAAGGGATCTTGGCCTCTCCTCGCGGAGTGCGGGCCCTCGGGCAGCCGCTGAACGGCGACAGGTGAAGGTGCAGCCGTCGTCGCTCGCACGGCAGCAGGAATCAGGCATGCGCGATGCACGGAATGACAGGGCCCTGCGACACTGCGAGGATGTTCTGTCCTCCGCGCCGGCGGCGCAGTTTCCCCGCTTTCGTTCCACCGCGGGCGCGTACCCGCATGCGGAGGCCGGGAATCGCTACCAGCGGTCGTCCCTTCGGTCCTCTCGACTCCTCCTGGCCCTGCGAAAAACGGACAGGAAATCCGGATCCAGTGTGTCCTCCATGCTGTCCACCATATTCTCCGTAGCTGTCGCCGCGCTCTCTGGAAACCCCAGGGTCGTCTTCAGAACCAACTTTTCAAACCGGTTCCAGGAGCTTGAGAACTCGGTCGGTTGCTTTTTCCAGGAGGCGCTGGTCTCTGTGAACCCATTACCGGACGTCACCATCGGCGAGCTGATGACCGAAACCGAGCATCGCACTCTCGTAGGAGCCAGGCATGCACAGTACTCATATCTGCGGTTCCGGGACCTGAAAGCGCGAGTGGAGGCACAGCGCGGTCACCCGATCCGGCTGGGCACGATCATCAACTGCAGCAGCCGATTCAAGGAGGCGCTGCAGGGCCCCGGCATCCCGACCCACCCCGCAGAGGTCCGGCCGAGTTCCATCAAGAGGCTTGAGTGCCTGTGGCGCGATGAATACACCGATCTCTGCCTGAGGAGCTACCCGAAGGACGGAGAAGCGATCCTGGACCTCATCGGACACCGGACCGTGATCGGGCAGGACCAGATCGACAGGATGCTGACCGGGATGGAACGGTTCCTGATGGCCTGGGCGGACGAACCGGACCTGGCGAACACAACGGTGACGGAGGTGGTGGAGCGTTTCAGACTACCGGTCTCACACTACGGCGAGGGCTGGGTCCACATTGATCACAGCTGGGTGAACACGTCCGAACTGGAGCGATTGATCCGCACGGTCGAGGGGGTCGAAGCTGCTTCGGTCCGCGTCGCGGAACGCCCCCCACGTGAACATGCCCTCGTTGCCCGGCTCGTCGGCGAGCCGGGCAGGCAGGCGGAAGTGCGAGCTCGCATCCTGGCCGCGCTGCGTGAGGAAACGGACCTCATCTGCCCGCATGAGTTCGAATGGCGCGACAGGCTGCTGGAACCCGGCGCCTCGCTGCCCACCGACATCGCGCCCGGCACAGCCAACGCGTCCGCCGTCCACCGCGACTCGGACCGTCGGACCGCCGGGACGGGCGACCGGGCGCTGACGACAGCCCTGTTGGCGGTCATGGACGACGCCGAGGTCGATCTGGATCTTTCTTACGCGCAACAGGGAGGAACCGCCGTCATGGCACCAGCAGTGGTGAAGCATCTCGCGTCGCTGGGATTCGCGGGACCCACCCCGGACGATCTGCTGGGACCGTGGCCCCTGCGTGCTGTGGCGGAGCTCTGCGCCCCGCACCGGGAATCGCTCGGCCGATGA
- a CDS encoding acyl-CoA dehydrogenase — protein MSESRTRPIPARPACDGRTQDNLDALVALLAVNAAGVDRTACFPEENLAALRSAGYLGFLIPRRYGGMGRDLADLVTVAQRLAGSCLSTAMIWAMHCQQADVLVRHAGPRLAAELLPRVAAGEVYLASVTTGTVTGGHLLSAADALERGIEEEILLRREAPVVTGGEHADGFLITMRETAHADGHAVSLVYADRDALTVEATGGWNTLGMRGTASGALKLSGAVPPDQVVGPPGGFREVALDSMIPVGHLAWSACWLGAARSSFSALLRWLSREQRDRLSSPLVHERLGRIRLDLELVSGYLGGVRQEVERVRADRSRPDSAEVQIHLNSLKTAASELTYQAVDRMVQLAGLAVGYGADSPVPLERTLRDLRSAALNYSNDRLWTANGALCLLDRGVTLL, from the coding sequence TTGTCTGAGTCCCGCACCCGCCCCATCCCCGCCCGACCGGCCTGCGACGGCAGGACGCAGGACAACCTGGACGCGCTGGTCGCCCTGCTCGCGGTCAACGCCGCGGGCGTCGACCGCACCGCATGCTTCCCTGAGGAGAACCTCGCGGCCCTGCGCAGTGCGGGCTACCTCGGCTTCCTGATACCCCGCCGGTACGGAGGCATGGGCCGCGACCTGGCCGACCTGGTCACGGTGGCGCAGCGCCTCGCCGGATCCTGCCTCTCCACGGCGATGATCTGGGCGATGCACTGCCAGCAGGCCGACGTGCTGGTCCGACACGCCGGCCCGCGTCTGGCCGCGGAGTTGCTGCCGCGGGTGGCCGCCGGCGAGGTGTATTTGGCCTCCGTCACCACCGGGACGGTGACCGGAGGCCACCTGCTCTCCGCGGCCGACGCTCTGGAGCGCGGCATCGAGGAGGAGATCCTGCTGCGGCGCGAGGCCCCGGTGGTCACCGGAGGAGAGCACGCCGACGGCTTCCTGATCACCATGCGCGAGACGGCCCACGCGGACGGGCACGCGGTCAGCCTGGTCTACGCCGACCGCGACGCGCTCACGGTCGAGGCAACCGGCGGTTGGAACACCCTGGGGATGCGGGGCACGGCCAGCGGGGCGCTGAAACTCTCCGGCGCGGTGCCCCCGGACCAGGTCGTCGGGCCGCCCGGTGGCTTCCGGGAGGTCGCCCTGGACAGCATGATCCCGGTGGGACACCTGGCCTGGAGCGCCTGCTGGCTCGGCGCCGCCCGCTCCTCCTTCTCCGCCCTGCTGCGCTGGCTCAGCAGGGAGCAGCGCGACCGCCTCTCCTCGCCCCTGGTGCACGAGCGCCTCGGCCGGATAAGGCTCGACCTGGAACTGGTCAGCGGATACCTCGGCGGGGTGCGCCAAGAGGTGGAGCGAGTACGCGCCGACCGGTCCCGGCCGGACTCCGCCGAGGTGCAGATCCACCTCAACTCCCTGAAGACAGCCGCTTCGGAGCTGACCTATCAGGCGGTCGACCGCATGGTGCAGCTCGCTGGACTGGCGGTCGGCTACGGCGCGGACTCGCCCGTCCCACTGGAGCGGACGCTGCGGGATCTGCGTTCCGCCGCGCTGAACTACTCCAACGACCGCTTGTGGACGGCCAACGGAGCGCTGTGCCTGCTCGACCGCGGCGTCACGTTGCTGTGA
- a CDS encoding putative Diaminopimelate decarboxylase, with protein sequence MSRPGYTVMPDLLSRIAQEYGTPAYVYELAAVSVAAATLTADLPVPSGLMYSLKANPHPAVVGRLVTGGNGAEVSSPGELAAALDAGCSPEKIMYTGPGKDFQHLVGALTAGVRCFSVESLVDRDRLADACHMLGVHAEYLVRLNTPRGSARGALRMTGRPTAFGTDLANRQEIAALLRARGRVRPVGTHTFSATNVDEPAALLQEFRSALAAVRTVCGAAEFAPRLLALGGGFPAPMARPGALARHPDLAAGLKGELDTAFPGWRRGRPRILFESGRYLTATAGTLLTRILDVKASGGRTFVVLDAGVHVLGGMAGLGRLMAPSAQPFTVGGSGAGEETAVTLAGPLCTPLDVLNASARLVDPRPGQLLAVPNTGAYGPTASLLGFLSHTGPVEVVVEGARIHSARRLVISSEKVAPLV encoded by the coding sequence ATGAGCCGCCCCGGGTACACCGTGATGCCCGACCTGCTCAGCCGGATCGCCCAGGAATACGGCACACCGGCATACGTCTACGAACTGGCCGCGGTGAGCGTCGCGGCCGCGACGCTCACCGCGGATCTGCCCGTCCCCAGCGGCTTGATGTACTCGCTGAAGGCGAATCCGCATCCGGCGGTCGTCGGCCGGCTGGTCACCGGTGGCAACGGTGCGGAGGTCAGCTCACCCGGCGAACTCGCAGCCGCCCTCGATGCCGGCTGCTCACCAGAAAAGATCATGTACACCGGACCGGGCAAGGATTTCCAGCACCTGGTCGGGGCCCTGACGGCCGGGGTGCGCTGTTTCTCGGTGGAGTCGCTGGTCGACCGGGACCGGCTGGCCGACGCCTGCCACATGCTGGGTGTCCACGCCGAATACCTCGTACGGCTCAACACCCCCCGAGGCAGCGCGCGCGGCGCCCTGCGCATGACCGGGCGGCCCACCGCGTTCGGCACCGACCTGGCCAACCGGCAGGAGATCGCCGCACTGCTGCGGGCCCGCGGCCGGGTCCGCCCCGTGGGCACCCACACCTTCAGCGCCACCAACGTCGACGAGCCCGCCGCGCTGCTCCAGGAGTTCCGCAGCGCCCTCGCCGCCGTCCGTACCGTGTGCGGCGCGGCAGAGTTCGCCCCGCGACTGCTCGCACTCGGCGGTGGGTTTCCAGCACCCATGGCACGGCCGGGCGCGCTGGCCCGTCATCCGGACCTCGCTGCGGGCCTCAAGGGTGAGCTGGACACGGCATTCCCGGGCTGGCGCCGGGGCAGGCCGCGTATCCTCTTCGAGTCGGGCCGCTACCTGACGGCCACCGCCGGCACCCTGCTCACCAGGATCCTGGACGTCAAGGCATCCGGCGGCCGGACCTTCGTGGTGCTGGACGCCGGGGTGCACGTGCTCGGCGGGATGGCCGGCCTCGGCCGCCTGATGGCGCCCAGTGCCCAGCCCTTCACCGTTGGCGGGAGCGGCGCCGGCGAGGAGACGGCGGTGACGCTGGCCGGCCCGCTGTGCACCCCGCTGGACGTGCTCAACGCCTCGGCCCGCCTGGTCGATCCGCGGCCGGGGCAGTTGCTCGCCGTGCCCAACACCGGCGCCTACGGCCCGACCGCCAGCCTGCTCGGCTTCCTGAGCCACACTGGCCCGGTCGAGGTCGTCGTCGAGGGCGCCCGGATCCACAGCGCCCGCCGCCTGGTCATCAGCTCGGAGAAAGTGGCTCCCCTTGTCTGA